A genomic window from Pseudonocardia broussonetiae includes:
- the larC gene encoding nickel pincer cofactor biosynthesis protein LarC: protein MIVWLNPVGGVSGDMLLGALIGLGAPVDGVREAVASTGLTGWDLEVTEVRRGALRATRATVRVEAQPPERRAADLLDIVARARPAGVAETAGRALTAIAEVESRLHGVPVDQVHLHEIGGVDTVVDAVGVAAALALLDVDAVHCGPLPMGTGTVRTAHGVIPLPAPATAALVAAAGAPVTAGGDRETVTPTGMALLLALGTRFGPVPDMTVSAVGYGAGGRDDPGRANVVQALLGTAPDPGAAGEVMPMTLLETTVDDVPGEVLGHVLDRALAAGAADAWITPVTMKKSRPGHTVHLLVAPERAAACETLLLRETGSLGVRRRTVDRRALPRRTSTVDVGGHAVRVKHGPWGAKPEHDDLVAAAAALDLPLREVAARAARALT from the coding sequence GTGATCGTCTGGCTCAACCCCGTCGGCGGCGTCTCGGGCGACATGCTGCTCGGCGCGCTGATCGGCCTGGGCGCTCCCGTCGACGGCGTGCGCGAGGCGGTCGCCTCCACCGGGCTGACGGGCTGGGACCTCGAGGTCACCGAGGTCCGGCGCGGGGCGCTGCGGGCCACCCGCGCGACCGTCCGGGTCGAGGCGCAGCCGCCCGAGCGGCGGGCGGCCGACCTGCTCGACATCGTCGCGCGGGCCCGGCCCGCGGGGGTCGCCGAGACGGCGGGGCGGGCCCTCACCGCGATCGCGGAGGTCGAGTCGCGGCTGCACGGCGTGCCGGTCGACCAGGTGCACCTGCACGAGATCGGGGGCGTCGACACCGTCGTCGACGCGGTCGGGGTGGCGGCCGCGCTCGCCCTGCTCGACGTCGACGCCGTGCACTGCGGCCCGCTCCCGATGGGCACCGGGACGGTGCGGACGGCGCACGGCGTCATCCCGCTGCCCGCCCCGGCCACCGCGGCGCTCGTGGCCGCCGCGGGCGCGCCCGTCACCGCGGGCGGCGACCGCGAGACCGTGACGCCGACCGGGATGGCGCTGCTCCTGGCCCTGGGCACGCGGTTCGGGCCGGTGCCGGACATGACCGTGTCGGCTGTCGGCTACGGCGCCGGGGGCCGCGACGACCCCGGCCGCGCCAACGTCGTGCAGGCGCTGCTCGGCACGGCCCCCGACCCCGGGGCGGCCGGGGAGGTCATGCCGATGACGCTCCTGGAGACCACCGTCGACGACGTGCCGGGCGAGGTGCTCGGCCACGTGCTCGACCGCGCCCTCGCCGCCGGCGCCGCCGACGCGTGGATCACGCCCGTGACGATGAAGAAGTCGCGGCCCGGTCACACCGTCCACCTGCTCGTCGCGCCGGAGCGGGCCGCGGCGTGCGAGACGCTGCTGCTGCGCGAGACCGGCAGCCTCGGGGTCCGCCGGCGCACCGTCGACCGGCGCGCGCTGCCCCGGCGGACGAGCACCGTCGACGTCGGCGGGCACGCCGTGCGCGTCAAGCACGGCCCGTGGGGGGCCAAGCCCGAGCACGACGACCTCGTCGCGGCGGCCGCCGCGCTGGACCTCCCGCTGCGCGAGGTCGCCGCGCGGGCGGCGCGCGCCCTCACGTGA
- a CDS encoding OsmC family protein — protein sequence MSATERSVSARWAGGLRAEVDAGGFEVVSDEPESVGGAGSGPQPTELLLASIASCFTIAVAWTAAKRKVELEGLAVDVTGTYDGPRFRAFRIEVHADSPAGPDLEKLVEAAKRVCYVTRTLAEPPEITFSVT from the coding sequence GTGAGCGCGACCGAGCGGAGCGTCTCGGCGCGCTGGGCGGGCGGGCTGCGGGCCGAGGTCGACGCGGGCGGCTTCGAGGTCGTCTCCGACGAGCCGGAGTCGGTCGGGGGCGCCGGTTCCGGGCCCCAGCCGACCGAGCTGCTGCTGGCCTCGATCGCCTCCTGCTTCACGATCGCGGTGGCCTGGACCGCCGCGAAGCGGAAGGTCGAGCTCGAGGGCCTGGCCGTCGACGTCACCGGCACCTACGACGGGCCGCGCTTCCGCGCGTTCCGGATCGAGGTGCACGCCGACTCCCCCGCGGGCCCCGACCTGGAGAAGCTCGTCGAGGCCGCGAAGCGGGTCTGCTACGTCACGCGCACCCTGGCCGAGCCGCCCGAGATCACGTTCAGCGTCACGTGA
- a CDS encoding phosphosulfolactate synthase — protein sequence MSDTDFLDLPTRSARPRGTGLTHVLDGGAGPSAVDDVLAGAGALIDIWKIGWGTAYVDAALPRKVAALTAAGVDLCLGGTLLEIAWAQGRAAECLAWARDRGFARVEVSRGTVSMSLPEKAALIARAARDFSVLAEVGSKAPGELHAARTWPAECRSDLDAGATLVVTEGRQSGTVGTFDDQGRVRPDVVEAVASAVGVERVVFEAPRASQQAWFIRRFGAEVNLGNITPGDVLSVETLRLGLRSDTASPAVRGAAGAEPA from the coding sequence GTGTCCGACACCGACTTCCTCGACCTCCCGACGCGGTCGGCCCGTCCGCGCGGCACCGGTCTCACGCACGTGCTCGACGGGGGCGCCGGCCCGTCCGCGGTGGACGACGTGCTCGCCGGGGCGGGCGCGCTGATCGACATCTGGAAGATCGGCTGGGGCACCGCGTACGTCGACGCGGCCCTTCCCCGCAAGGTCGCGGCGCTGACCGCCGCCGGGGTCGACCTGTGCCTGGGCGGCACGCTGCTCGAGATCGCCTGGGCGCAGGGACGCGCCGCGGAGTGCCTGGCCTGGGCGCGCGACCGCGGCTTCGCCCGCGTCGAGGTCTCCCGCGGCACCGTGTCCATGTCGCTGCCGGAGAAGGCCGCGCTGATCGCGCGGGCGGCGCGCGACTTCTCGGTGCTCGCCGAGGTCGGGTCGAAGGCCCCGGGCGAGCTGCACGCCGCGCGGACGTGGCCGGCCGAGTGCCGCTCCGACCTCGACGCCGGCGCGACGCTCGTCGTCACCGAGGGCCGGCAGAGCGGCACCGTCGGCACGTTCGACGACCAGGGGCGCGTGCGCCCGGACGTCGTCGAGGCCGTGGCGTCCGCGGTGGGCGTCGAGCGGGTGGTGTTCGAGGCGCCGCGGGCGAGCCAGCAGGCGTGGTTCATCCGCCGGTTCGGGGCCGAGGTGAACCTCGGCAACATCACCCCGGGCGACGTCCTGTCGGTCGAGACGCTGCGGCTCGGGCTCCGGTCCGACACCGCGTCGCCGGCGGTGCGGGGCGCGGCGGGCGCGGAACCCGCGTGA
- a CDS encoding DUF7714 family protein: MTAAAPAGPNFVPLRYRGVAVSTVPREVALDAESLRAHFLGRDAYRRTRFVVARHDPAVPGPTAVLQVERASPEPLFAPVVDVRLLAGPDECAYVVDPDVDTGIPTALAAAAREHAPGARVVVVEGRYAHVNFILEPAALRVVVRDVVPPEPGKLADQAARVVAVLEDLAPVELVARSVRLADLAAAAPAPHYLLPCRGSGGEVPGARVSYLDEHPERADWTLLGCARSRQIHRHFYGEDPPTVDFCPKAGLPGTRPPEPVLTKCCLQEEHVESGDGWTSVPWGASLEMVRTALQGLVEREAPTWRPG, from the coding sequence GTGACGGCGGCCGCGCCGGCGGGCCCCAACTTCGTCCCGCTGCGCTACCGCGGGGTCGCCGTGTCGACGGTCCCGCGCGAGGTCGCGCTGGACGCGGAGTCCCTGCGCGCGCACTTCCTGGGCCGCGACGCCTACCGCCGTACGCGGTTCGTCGTCGCCCGCCACGACCCGGCCGTGCCCGGCCCGACCGCCGTGCTGCAGGTCGAGCGGGCGTCGCCGGAGCCGCTGTTCGCGCCGGTCGTGGACGTGCGGCTGCTCGCCGGGCCCGACGAGTGCGCCTACGTCGTCGATCCCGACGTCGACACCGGCATCCCCACCGCGCTGGCCGCCGCGGCCCGCGAGCACGCGCCCGGCGCGCGCGTCGTGGTGGTGGAGGGGCGCTACGCCCACGTCAACTTCATCCTGGAGCCCGCCGCGCTGCGGGTCGTGGTGCGCGACGTCGTGCCGCCGGAGCCGGGCAAGCTCGCCGACCAGGCCGCGCGCGTCGTCGCGGTGCTGGAGGACCTGGCGCCCGTGGAGCTCGTCGCGCGGTCGGTCCGGCTCGCCGACCTGGCCGCAGCCGCCCCGGCCCCGCACTACCTGCTCCCGTGCCGCGGCTCGGGCGGCGAGGTGCCCGGCGCGCGCGTGTCCTACCTCGACGAGCACCCCGAGCGCGCCGACTGGACCCTGCTGGGCTGCGCGCGCTCGCGCCAGATCCACCGGCACTTCTACGGCGAGGACCCGCCGACCGTCGACTTCTGCCCCAAGGCCGGGCTGCCCGGCACGCGCCCGCCCGAACCGGTGCTGACCAAGTGCTGCCTGCAGGAGGAGCACGTCGAGTCCGGCGACGGCTGGACGTCGGTGCCGTGGGGGGCGTCGCTGGAGATGGTGCGGACGGCGCTGCAGGGGCTCGTCGAGCGGGAGGCGCCGACGTGGCGACCCGGCTGA
- a CDS encoding class-II fumarase/aspartase family protein, whose product MATRLTTSRLYAHLWGSPETDALFDEVAMLQRWLDILVALARAQEPSGVVPPGTADRLAAAARVEALDLGFVAEQTRATSHSTLGLIRGLARVLPEDLREHVYVGATVQDLTDTWFGTVLRDVGDLVRRDLLACEDLLLALAAEHRDTVMAGRTHGQPGAPITFGFKVASWADEVRRHLDRLDEGRARWCVGQLAGAVGALAFFGADGPALRGRFCAGVGLADPGMSWLTARDRVAEFGTVLAMVCGTLARIGVEVYELARPEIGELAEPAAPGAVSSITMPHKRNPETGEHLDTLARLARSSSAVLLEGMVGGHERDGRSWKAEWVALPEVCQLTAAALRLARGLLGGLEVHPEAMAATVERFGGLDSERVLAGLSVRLGKHRAQQVLHEVLRDEGAEPAAALAARGVATAAEVRAWGAAGAVDACGAMVDAVLARAALARGRA is encoded by the coding sequence GTGGCGACCCGGCTGACGACCTCGCGGCTGTACGCGCACCTGTGGGGCTCGCCGGAGACCGACGCCCTGTTCGACGAGGTCGCGATGCTGCAGCGCTGGCTCGACATCCTCGTCGCGCTGGCCCGCGCCCAGGAGCCCTCCGGCGTCGTGCCGCCCGGCACGGCCGACCGGCTGGCCGCGGCCGCCCGGGTCGAGGCGCTCGACCTCGGGTTCGTCGCCGAGCAGACGCGCGCCACCTCGCACTCGACGCTCGGCCTGATCCGCGGGCTGGCCCGGGTCCTGCCCGAGGACCTGCGCGAGCACGTCTACGTCGGCGCGACGGTGCAGGACCTCACCGACACCTGGTTCGGCACGGTGCTGCGCGACGTCGGCGACCTCGTCCGGCGCGACCTGCTCGCGTGCGAGGACCTGCTGCTCGCCCTGGCCGCCGAGCACCGCGACACCGTCATGGCCGGGCGGACCCACGGCCAGCCCGGCGCGCCGATCACGTTCGGGTTCAAGGTGGCGTCGTGGGCCGACGAGGTCCGCCGGCACCTCGACCGCCTCGACGAGGGCCGCGCCCGCTGGTGCGTCGGCCAGCTCGCGGGCGCCGTCGGCGCGCTGGCCTTCTTCGGCGCCGACGGCCCGGCGCTGCGCGGCCGCTTCTGCGCCGGGGTCGGGCTGGCCGACCCGGGGATGTCGTGGCTGACCGCGCGCGACCGCGTCGCGGAGTTCGGCACGGTCCTGGCGATGGTCTGCGGCACGCTGGCCCGGATCGGCGTGGAGGTCTACGAGCTGGCGCGCCCGGAGATCGGGGAGCTGGCCGAGCCGGCCGCGCCCGGGGCCGTCAGCAGCATCACGATGCCGCACAAGCGCAACCCCGAGACCGGCGAGCACCTCGACACGCTCGCGCGGCTGGCCCGCTCGTCGTCGGCGGTGCTGCTGGAGGGGATGGTCGGCGGGCACGAGCGCGACGGCCGGTCGTGGAAGGCGGAGTGGGTCGCGCTCCCCGAGGTGTGCCAGCTGACCGCGGCGGCGCTGCGGCTCGCGCGCGGCCTGCTCGGGGGCCTGGAGGTGCACCCGGAGGCGATGGCGGCGACCGTCGAGCGCTTCGGCGGGCTCGACAGCGAGCGGGTCCTCGCCGGGCTGTCGGTGCGGCTGGGCAAGCACCGCGCGCAGCAGGTGCTGCACGAGGTCCTGCGCGACGAGGGTGCCGAGCCCGCCGCCGCGCTGGCCGCGCGCGGCGTCGCGACGGCCGCGGAGGTGCGCGCCTGGGGCGCGGCCGGCGCCGTCGACGCCTGCGGCGCGATGGTCGACGCCGTGCTCGCGCGGGCCGCGCTCGCGCGGGGGCGGGCATGA